A part of Armatimonadota bacterium genomic DNA contains:
- the rpoB gene encoding DNA-directed RNA polymerase subunit beta: MRPSTPLKKLGLEARVVKRGRRPRLSFAKIPEIIDLPDLVEVQRRSYEWFLREGIREVFAEVSPIQDFTGNLELHFAVESGRRKAASGSVFNGDAVLDFGGYRFERLKYTEEECRDRDYNYSAALKVKVRLVIRETGEIKEQEVFMGDFPLMTERGTFIINGAERVVVSQLVRSPGVYFSFAPDTAGRPLPAATVIPHRGAWLELEADNNKVLWTRVDRTRKVPATVLLRAVGYESNEQILKLYGDDPVLKATLEKDNSRNQDEALIEIYRRLRPGDPPTVESARTLMHTLFFEPRRYDLGRVGRYKLNKKLGLHHPLDVRTLTKEDMVEIIRYLSRLVRGETDAVDDDIDHLGNRRVRSVGELLQNQFRIGMLRMERVIRERMTIQDTAQITPQVLINIRPVVAAIKEFFGSSQLSQFMDQTNPLAELTHKRRLSALGPGGLSRERAGFEVRDVHASHYGRMCPIETPEGPNIGLISSLATYARVNDLGFIETPYREVREGVVTRRIRYLTADEEDKYVIAQANVVLDEDGRLVGPRVTARHGSEIKLVRPEEVDFMDVSPKQIVSVATALIPFLEHDDANRALMGSNMQRQAVPLLTTEAPLVGTGMEYRAAVDSGAVVVCKRDGVVEAVSADEIVVKVAGGRRDVYRLVKFQRSNQGTCINQVPIVRSGQEVKAGEVLADGPCTDQGELALGRNVLVAFMPWEGYNYEDAIVVSERLVKEDLFTSIHIEEYEVEARDTKLGPEEITRDIPNVGEEALRDLDERGIVRIGAEVRSGDILVGKVTPKGETELTAEERLLRAIFGEKAREVRDTSLKVPHGEKGKVVGVKMFSREQGDELPPGVNTLVRVYVAQKRKITVGDKMAGRHGNKGVISVILPEEDMPTLPDGTPVDIVLNPLGVPSRMNVGQVLETHLGWAADRLGIWVESPVFDGPREEEIKQLLRQAGLPESGKMRLIDGRTGEPFDREVTVGSIYMMKLLHLVEDKIHARSTGPYSLITQQPLGGKAQFGGQRFGEMEVWALEAYGAASTLQELLTVKSDDVVGRVKTYEAIVKGENIQEPGVPESFKVLVKELQSLCLDVKVLSEDKKEIELKEIEEDIAETARALGINLEGEEALVEEY, translated from the coding sequence ATGCGGCCTTCCACACCCCTGAAGAAGCTGGGGCTGGAGGCGCGCGTGGTCAAGCGGGGGAGGCGCCCACGGCTCTCCTTCGCCAAGATCCCAGAGATCATCGACCTCCCCGACCTGGTGGAGGTGCAGCGCCGCTCCTACGAGTGGTTCCTGCGGGAAGGGATCCGGGAGGTCTTTGCCGAGGTCTCGCCGATCCAGGACTTCACCGGCAACCTGGAGCTGCACTTCGCCGTGGAATCCGGCCGGCGCAAGGCAGCTAGCGGGAGCGTCTTCAACGGTGACGCCGTCCTGGACTTTGGCGGCTACCGATTCGAGCGACTGAAGTACACCGAGGAGGAGTGCCGCGACCGGGACTACAACTACAGCGCCGCCCTCAAGGTGAAAGTCCGCTTGGTCATCCGGGAGACGGGGGAGATCAAGGAACAGGAGGTCTTCATGGGGGACTTCCCCCTGATGACCGAACGGGGCACCTTCATCATCAACGGGGCGGAGCGCGTGGTGGTCAGCCAGCTGGTGCGCTCTCCGGGAGTCTATTTCAGCTTTGCTCCGGACACCGCGGGCCGCCCGCTGCCCGCGGCCACCGTCATCCCCCATCGCGGTGCCTGGTTGGAACTGGAGGCCGACAACAACAAGGTCCTGTGGACGCGCGTGGACCGCACGCGCAAGGTTCCGGCCACGGTCCTGCTGCGGGCTGTGGGTTATGAGAGTAACGAGCAGATCCTGAAGCTCTACGGCGACGACCCCGTGCTCAAGGCCACCCTGGAGAAGGACAACAGCCGGAACCAGGACGAGGCCCTGATCGAGATCTACCGCCGCCTGCGCCCGGGGGACCCGCCCACGGTGGAGTCGGCCCGCACCCTGATGCACACCCTCTTCTTCGAGCCGCGGCGCTACGACCTGGGACGGGTGGGGCGGTACAAGCTGAACAAGAAGCTGGGCCTGCACCACCCCCTGGATGTGCGCACGCTGACCAAGGAGGACATGGTCGAGATCATCCGCTACCTCAGCCGGCTGGTGCGCGGCGAGACGGACGCCGTGGACGACGACATCGACCACCTGGGCAACCGGCGGGTGCGCTCTGTGGGGGAGCTGCTGCAGAACCAGTTCCGCATTGGAATGCTGCGCATGGAGCGGGTCATCCGCGAGCGCATGACCATCCAGGACACGGCGCAGATCACCCCCCAGGTGCTGATCAACATCCGCCCGGTGGTGGCGGCGATCAAGGAGTTCTTCGGCTCCAGCCAGCTCTCCCAGTTCATGGACCAGACCAACCCCCTGGCGGAGCTGACCCACAAGCGACGCCTCTCAGCCCTGGGGCCGGGGGGCCTTTCCCGCGAGCGCGCTGGATTCGAGGTGCGCGATGTGCATGCCTCCCATTACGGGCGCATGTGCCCCATCGAGACACCGGAGGGGCCCAACATCGGCCTGATCTCCTCTCTGGCCACCTACGCCCGGGTCAACGACCTGGGTTTCATCGAGACCCCCTACCGCGAGGTGAGAGAGGGCGTGGTCACGCGGCGCATCCGTTACCTCACCGCGGACGAGGAGGACAAGTACGTCATCGCCCAGGCCAACGTCGTCCTGGATGAGGATGGCCGGCTGGTCGGTCCGCGGGTGACGGCGCGCCACGGCTCGGAGATCAAGCTGGTGCGTCCGGAAGAGGTGGACTTCATGGACGTCTCCCCCAAGCAGATCGTCTCGGTGGCCACCGCCCTCATCCCCTTCCTGGAACACGATGACGCCAACCGTGCCCTGATGGGCTCCAACATGCAGCGCCAGGCGGTGCCGCTGCTGACCACGGAGGCGCCCCTGGTGGGAACGGGCATGGAGTACCGCGCGGCCGTGGACAGCGGGGCGGTGGTGGTCTGCAAGCGAGACGGTGTGGTGGAGGCGGTCTCCGCCGACGAGATCGTGGTCAAGGTGGCTGGCGGGCGGCGGGACGTCTACCGGCTGGTGAAGTTCCAGCGGAGCAACCAGGGGACGTGCATCAACCAGGTGCCTATCGTCCGCAGCGGGCAGGAGGTTAAGGCCGGTGAGGTGCTGGCCGACGGCCCCTGCACGGACCAGGGGGAGCTGGCCCTGGGGCGCAACGTGCTGGTGGCCTTCATGCCCTGGGAGGGCTACAACTACGAGGACGCCATCGTGGTCAGCGAGCGGCTGGTGAAGGAGGACCTCTTCACCTCCATCCACATCGAGGAGTACGAGGTGGAGGCCCGGGACACCAAGCTGGGGCCTGAGGAGATCACTCGCGACATCCCCAACGTGGGCGAGGAGGCGCTGCGCGACCTGGACGAGCGGGGGATCGTGCGCATCGGTGCCGAGGTCCGCTCCGGCGACATCCTGGTGGGGAAGGTGACCCCCAAAGGGGAGACCGAACTCACCGCGGAGGAGCGCCTGTTGCGCGCCATCTTCGGGGAGAAGGCGCGGGAGGTGCGCGATACCTCCCTGAAGGTGCCCCACGGGGAGAAGGGCAAGGTCGTCGGGGTGAAGATGTTCAGCCGGGAGCAGGGCGACGAGTTGCCGCCGGGGGTGAACACCCTGGTGCGCGTCTACGTGGCGCAGAAGCGCAAGATCACCGTGGGGGACAAGATGGCGGGGCGCCACGGGAACAAGGGTGTCATCTCCGTGATCCTGCCCGAAGAGGACATGCCCACGCTCCCGGATGGTACACCGGTGGACATCGTGCTCAACCCGCTGGGGGTGCCTTCGCGGATGAACGTGGGGCAGGTGCTGGAGACCCACCTGGGCTGGGCCGCAGACCGTCTGGGGATCTGGGTGGAGAGCCCGGTCTTCGACGGGCCGCGGGAGGAGGAGATCAAGCAGCTGCTCCGTCAGGCCGGCCTGCCGGAGAGTGGCAAGATGCGGCTGATCGACGGGCGCACGGGGGAGCCCTTCGACCGGGAGGTCACAGTGGGCTCCATCTACATGATGAAGTTGCTGCACCTGGTGGAGGACAAGATCCACGCCCGCTCCACCGGTCCCTACAGCCTGATCACCCAGCAGCCGCTGGGCGGGAAAGCCCAGTTCGGCGGCCAGCGCTTTGGGGAGATGGAGGTCTGGGCCCTGGAAGCCTACGGCGCCGCCAGCACCCTGCAGGAGCTGCTCACGGTCAAGTCCGACGACGTGGTGGGGCGGGTAAAGACCTACGAGGCCATCGTCAAGGGCGAGAACATCCAGGAACCCGGCGTTCCCGAGTCCTTCAAGGTCCTGGTAAAGGAGCTGCAGTCCCTCTGCCTGGACGTAAAGGTGCTGAGCGAAGACAAGAAGGAGATTGAACTCAAGGAGATCGAGGAGGATATTGCCGAGACGGCCCGCGCTCTGGGCATCAACCTGGAGGGCGAGGAAGCCCTGGTGGAGGAGTACTGA
- the rplL gene encoding 50S ribosomal protein L7/L12: MSKEEILGAIESLTVLELAELVKALEERFGVSAAAPVVAAAPVVAGAPAAAEEQTEFDVILAAVGEKKIQVIKVVRELTGLGLKEAKELVDTAPKPVKEKVGRQEAEQIKAKLEAEGAKVEIR; the protein is encoded by the coding sequence CTGAGCAAGGAGGAGATCCTGGGGGCCATCGAGAGCCTGACGGTGCTGGAGCTGGCTGAGCTGGTCAAGGCCCTGGAGGAGCGGTTCGGCGTCTCGGCGGCGGCGCCGGTGGTGGCGGCGGCGCCGGTGGTGGCGGGCGCACCCGCGGCGGCGGAGGAGCAGACCGAATTCGACGTGATCCTGGCTGCGGTGGGGGAGAAGAAGATCCAGGTGATCAAGGTGGTGCGCGAGTTGACCGGCCTGGGCCTGAAGGAGGCCAAGGAGCTGGTGGACACCGCCCCCAAGCCGGTCAAGGAGAAGGTGGGCCGACAGGAGGCGGAGCAGATCAAGGCCAAGCTGGAGGCGGAGGGGGCCAAGGTGGAGATCAGGTGA
- the rplJ gene encoding 50S ribosomal protein L10 has translation MVRPEKVAEVEVLKERLQRARAVILTDFRGLTVKEITQLRARLREAGVEYRVVKNRLMRIAARQAGIPGLEIYLEGPTAAAFGYDDPVTPARVVHEFIRQMRKLEAKGGIAEGRPLTAQQVRQLADLPPRGVLLAQVAGGMRAPLQGLASVLAGVPRALVHVLEQIRRKREAVGERAEEISTGPAGGT, from the coding sequence ATGGTCCGCCCGGAGAAGGTCGCCGAGGTGGAGGTTCTGAAGGAGCGGCTGCAGCGGGCCCGCGCCGTGATCCTCACGGATTTCCGCGGGCTGACGGTCAAGGAGATCACTCAGCTTCGGGCACGCCTGCGGGAGGCGGGGGTGGAGTACCGGGTGGTGAAGAACCGCCTGATGCGCATTGCCGCCCGCCAGGCGGGGATCCCCGGCCTGGAGATCTATCTGGAAGGCCCCACCGCCGCGGCCTTCGGCTACGACGACCCCGTTACTCCGGCCAGGGTGGTTCACGAGTTCATCCGCCAGATGCGCAAGCTGGAGGCCAAGGGCGGCATCGCGGAGGGGCGGCCGCTCACGGCACAGCAGGTCCGCCAGCTGGCCGACCTGCCGCCTCGCGGCGTTCTCCTGGCACAGGTGGCCGGGGGTATGCGCGCTCCCCTCCAGGGGCTGGCCTCGGTCCTGGCGGGTGTACCGCGGGCGCTCGTCCACGTGCTCGAGCAGATCCGGCGCAAACGAGAGGCGGTCGGGGAACGTGCGGAGGAAATCTCGACAGGTCCGGCTGGGGGCACCTAG
- the rplA gene encoding 50S ribosomal protein L1, with product MGKHSKRYQEATKLIERTRLYAPEEAVRLLQRVATARFPETVEAHVRLGVDPKHADQQVRGTVVLPAGTGRTVRVAVFAKGEKAREAEAAGADVVGVEELVERIQAGWTDFDAAVATPDVMNVVGRLGRILGPRGLMPNPKAGTVTFEVGKAVREIKAGKIEFRVDKTGIVHVPIGKATFSAEDLLRNLAALVDALVRARPAAVKGQYLRAITLATTMGPGIKVDPAAALALTRAG from the coding sequence ATGGGGAAGCACAGCAAGCGCTACCAGGAAGCCACCAAGCTGATCGAGCGCACGCGGCTCTACGCTCCCGAGGAGGCTGTGCGGCTGCTGCAGCGGGTGGCCACGGCCCGGTTCCCCGAGACCGTAGAGGCCCATGTACGCCTGGGGGTCGACCCCAAGCACGCCGACCAGCAGGTGCGCGGCACCGTGGTCCTGCCCGCGGGGACCGGGCGGACCGTACGGGTGGCGGTCTTCGCCAAGGGGGAGAAGGCCCGGGAGGCGGAGGCGGCGGGGGCGGATGTTGTGGGGGTGGAGGAGCTGGTGGAGCGGATCCAGGCGGGCTGGACGGATTTCGACGCCGCCGTGGCCACACCCGACGTGATGAACGTGGTCGGCCGGCTGGGCCGCATCCTCGGCCCGCGCGGCCTGATGCCCAACCCCAAGGCCGGAACGGTGACCTTCGAGGTGGGAAAGGCGGTGCGGGAGATCAAGGCGGGGAAGATCGAGTTCCGGGTGGACAAGACCGGCATCGTCCACGTCCCCATCGGGAAGGCCACCTTCAGCGCGGAGGACCTGTTGCGGAACCTGGCAGCGCTGGTCGACGCCCTGGTGAGGGCCCGGCCGGCGGCGGTGAAGGGGCAGTACCTGCGCGCCATCACCCTGGCCACGACCATGGGCCCGGGCATCAAGGTGGACCCGGCGGCGGCCCTGGCGCTGACCCGGGCCGGTTGA
- the rplK gene encoding 50S ribosomal protein L11, which yields MAKKVVAVVKLQIPAGKATPAPPVGPALGQHGVNIMEFVKAYNERTARQAGTIVPVEITIYADRTFTFVTKTPPAAVLLKQAAGVEKGSGDPGKARSGQVTRRQLREIALQKMPDLNTTDVEAAMRMIEGTARSMGIEVVG from the coding sequence ATGGCCAAGAAGGTAGTGGCAGTGGTCAAGCTGCAGATCCCGGCGGGCAAGGCTACCCCCGCGCCCCCGGTCGGCCCGGCCCTGGGCCAGCACGGGGTGAACATCATGGAGTTCGTCAAGGCGTACAACGAGCGCACGGCGCGCCAGGCCGGCACCATCGTGCCGGTGGAGATCACCATCTACGCGGACCGCACCTTCACCTTCGTAACAAAGACCCCTCCGGCGGCGGTGCTGCTGAAACAGGCCGCCGGGGTGGAGAAGGGCTCCGGCGATCCGGGGAAGGCCAGGAGCGGCCAGGTGACCCGCCGGCAGCTGCGGGAGATCGCCCTGCAGAAGATGCCGGATCTGAACACCACCGACGTGGAGGCGGCGATGCGCATGATCGAGGGCACCGCCCGCTCCATGGGTATCGAGGTGGTGGGCTAG
- the nusG gene encoding transcription termination/antitermination protein NusG, whose amino-acid sequence MTEDPLKDLFIDEPVRVEEPQVEEEPEPEVPPDPRTRWYVIHTYSGYENRVKTNLERRIESMNMREKIFQVLVPMEKEKEIKGGKRREVERKIFPGYVLVQMIMDDDSWYVVRNTPGVTGFVGSGARPVPLEDKEVRQLLRQLRDETPKYRITYVKGSPVRITAGPFQDFTGIVDEIMMEKEKVRVLVSIFGRETPVELDFGQVEKV is encoded by the coding sequence ATGACCGAGGACCCCCTGAAGGACCTTTTCATCGACGAGCCGGTGCGGGTGGAGGAGCCTCAGGTGGAGGAGGAGCCCGAACCGGAAGTTCCCCCCGACCCTCGCACCCGCTGGTACGTCATCCACACCTACTCCGGGTATGAGAACCGGGTCAAGACCAATCTGGAGCGGCGCATCGAATCCATGAACATGCGGGAGAAGATCTTCCAGGTCCTCGTACCCATGGAGAAGGAGAAGGAGATCAAGGGCGGCAAGCGGCGCGAGGTGGAACGGAAGATCTTCCCCGGCTACGTGCTGGTGCAGATGATCATGGACGACGACTCCTGGTACGTGGTGCGCAACACCCCTGGGGTCACCGGGTTTGTCGGCTCCGGGGCCCGTCCCGTCCCGCTGGAGGACAAAGAGGTGCGGCAGCTGCTGCGGCAGCTGCGGGACGAGACCCCCAAGTACCGCATCACCTACGTCAAGGGGTCGCCGGTGCGGATTACCGCGGGCCCCTTCCAGGATTTCACCGGCATCGTGGACGAGATCATGATGGAGAAGGAGAAAGTCCGCGTCCTGGTCTCCATCTTCGGCCGGGAGACGCCTGTGGAGCTGGATTTCGGGCAGGTGGAGAAGGTCTGA
- the secE gene encoding preprotein translocase subunit SecE, whose amino-acid sequence MARISEVKTGRLPQRAVRHVAVRRGPVVVERALRYLREVWAELRRVDWPSRKELTGSTLVVLVVLLALALYLGAWDYLFTVSVKRWLIGP is encoded by the coding sequence ATGGCCCGGATCTCCGAGGTGAAAACAGGGCGGCTACCCCAGCGCGCGGTCCGGCACGTGGCGGTGCGGCGCGGCCCGGTAGTGGTGGAGCGGGCCCTCCGCTACCTGCGTGAGGTCTGGGCCGAGCTGCGGCGCGTGGACTGGCCCTCGCGCAAGGAGCTGACCGGCTCCACGCTGGTCGTCCTGGTGGTGCTCCTGGCCCTGGCGCTGTACCTGGGGGCCTGGGACTACCTGTTCACCGTGAGCGTGAAGCGCTGGTTGATTGGCCCGTAG
- a CDS encoding ImmA/IrrE family metallo-endopeptidase, with protein MRWCLLCGDEMMPEFGSPCEDPVAWTCRACGFYQLETGGRPFSGEQLAAVRRLPGKPAEGEAPTLPPEVRAAREILATFGLTPPVDVERVAALLGYPVEWVRRPASERGGIARRAGRETLVLNRAYPFRSAAERRWVVAEELGHAVLGHTALAASTTAEGPAALREPLRTQEERAGKAFAAELLMPAAEVRAEFRRMQPRLRRAAGRHQRAELLQGIVTDLAHTFQVSPAAMRRRLEDLGLLR; from the coding sequence ATGCGCTGGTGTCTGCTCTGTGGCGACGAGATGATGCCGGAGTTTGGCAGCCCCTGTGAGGACCCGGTGGCCTGGACCTGCCGCGCCTGCGGGTTCTACCAGCTGGAGACCGGCGGCCGCCCCTTCAGCGGCGAGCAGCTCGCCGCCGTGCGCCGGTTGCCCGGAAAACCCGCAGAGGGTGAGGCGCCCACCCTCCCCCCTGAGGTCCGGGCGGCGAGGGAGATCCTGGCCACCTTCGGCCTCACCCCTCCGGTGGACGTGGAACGGGTCGCCGCGCTGCTGGGCTACCCGGTGGAGTGGGTGCGCCGTCCCGCCAGCGAGCGCGGCGGCATCGCCCGCCGGGCCGGCCGCGAGACGCTTGTCTTGAACAGGGCCTACCCTTTCCGCTCCGCGGCAGAGCGGCGCTGGGTGGTGGCGGAGGAGCTGGGGCACGCGGTACTGGGGCACACCGCACTGGCCGCCAGCACCACCGCTGAGGGGCCTGCCGCCCTGCGGGAACCGCTGCGCACCCAGGAGGAACGGGCGGGGAAGGCCTTCGCTGCTGAGCTCCTCATGCCGGCGGCGGAGGTGCGGGCAGAGTTTCGCCGGATGCAGCCGCGTCTGCGCCGGGCGGCAGGCCGGCACCAGCGCGCGGAACTGCTGCAAGGGATCGTGACCGACCTGGCCCATACCTTCCAGGTGTCCCCCGCAGCGATGCGCCGCCGGCTGGAGGACCTGGGTCTGCTGCGCTGA
- a CDS encoding HEAT repeat domain-containing protein — protein sequence MGLTDERVLVVDPKARAADRLIRRLAVAVKTFGLYPARHPVAERALEDLLSALRPYLETHGAFVVRVSRHGLVVDGVTFEGEVHAGLAFHLYTRKIALLSVLPAATERELASLLAIAGMDRTSLEAAGGPEHLLWQSGVGNAQIIELALEQGQEVEALGLNAFLALIGRSRLAPRERQAIIDILSAADQTARLLDNVYLVAPRAFAGIGEQERIEHAFRAVRSLDRIILDEPLETQSPLYAHLAEALLLVEAPLRAALPRMLLSRAADDTSAKYLLSRLSPEQVAELIARGIHGPATAEDILRLLAVLALPAQKAEAVVALLEARLRPAGAGPAWLRDALRSHLPPQPAERSPGVLAEFVFDDSLIAINHEELTQRLQEAKAIDEVSAAREVILTLVDILRDELDEEELAEAAAALTGYLPWMVEHQEFPLLAAVLQRVKRLVHTGEGLRARLASDIVRRVTEHPLLDRLLAALWSGRETPLQRQVHGCLEVVAAEAVTPLVRILGGEPRAGMRALLCDLLAGIGRDHVRELAVFIDDERWYLVRNIANILGRLQAPEVVAHLERVVDHPEYRVRREVADALARVGTGEAQRLLVRLLDDPDRRIQLRALQALDAGGTRLALPKLLVLVATPDPLNRLFAHKAAAVQALERLGAPEALPVLKRLAHLPLALGARRRLRELARRAVLAIEGQRPEEKRVPSAQMS from the coding sequence ATGGGCCTCACCGACGAGCGAGTCCTGGTCGTCGACCCCAAGGCCCGGGCCGCCGACCGGCTGATCAGGCGGCTGGCGGTCGCGGTCAAGACCTTCGGTCTGTACCCCGCACGGCATCCTGTGGCCGAGCGCGCCCTGGAGGATCTCCTGTCAGCCCTGCGCCCCTACCTGGAGACCCATGGGGCCTTCGTCGTCCGCGTCTCCCGCCATGGCTTGGTCGTAGATGGCGTCACCTTCGAGGGGGAGGTGCACGCCGGGTTGGCCTTCCACCTGTATACGCGCAAGATTGCCCTCCTCTCCGTCCTGCCCGCCGCCACCGAGCGGGAGCTGGCCTCTTTGCTGGCCATCGCCGGCATGGACCGGACGAGTCTGGAAGCAGCGGGGGGCCCAGAGCACCTCCTCTGGCAGTCCGGCGTGGGGAACGCGCAGATCATCGAGCTGGCCCTGGAACAGGGGCAGGAGGTCGAGGCCCTGGGGCTCAACGCCTTTCTGGCCTTGATCGGGCGCAGCAGGCTGGCGCCGCGGGAGCGCCAGGCCATCATCGACATCCTCTCCGCGGCGGACCAGACGGCACGCCTCCTGGACAACGTCTACCTCGTGGCTCCCCGCGCCTTCGCGGGTATCGGGGAGCAGGAGCGGATCGAGCACGCCTTCCGGGCGGTCCGCAGCCTGGACCGGATCATCCTGGACGAACCGCTGGAGACGCAGTCGCCCCTCTATGCCCACCTGGCTGAGGCGCTCCTGCTGGTGGAGGCGCCGCTGCGGGCGGCGCTCCCCCGGATGCTCCTCTCCCGGGCCGCGGACGACACCTCCGCCAAGTACCTCCTCTCCCGCCTTTCGCCCGAGCAGGTGGCGGAGCTGATCGCCCGGGGGATCCACGGCCCGGCTACAGCGGAGGACATACTGCGCCTGCTGGCGGTGCTGGCGCTGCCGGCACAGAAGGCGGAGGCGGTCGTGGCCCTGCTGGAAGCCCGCCTGCGGCCGGCCGGGGCGGGCCCGGCATGGTTGCGCGATGCCCTGCGGTCCCACCTGCCGCCCCAGCCGGCGGAGCGTTCGCCCGGGGTCCTCGCGGAATTCGTCTTCGACGACAGCCTGATCGCTATCAACCACGAAGAGCTTACGCAGCGCCTGCAGGAGGCCAAGGCCATCGACGAAGTATCCGCCGCCCGAGAGGTCATCCTCACGCTGGTGGACATCCTTCGGGACGAGCTTGACGAGGAGGAGCTGGCGGAGGCGGCCGCAGCGCTGACGGGGTACCTCCCCTGGATGGTGGAGCATCAGGAATTCCCCCTACTGGCCGCGGTACTGCAGCGGGTGAAGCGGCTGGTTCACACCGGGGAAGGACTGCGGGCCCGTCTGGCCTCCGACATCGTCCGGCGGGTGACGGAGCACCCCCTGCTGGACCGCCTGCTGGCCGCACTGTGGAGCGGGAGGGAAACGCCGCTGCAGCGGCAGGTGCACGGCTGCCTGGAAGTGGTGGCAGCAGAGGCGGTCACCCCGCTGGTCCGCATCCTGGGAGGGGAGCCGCGTGCCGGGATGCGGGCCCTGCTCTGCGATCTGCTGGCTGGCATCGGGCGCGACCATGTGCGGGAACTGGCGGTGTTCATCGACGACGAGCGCTGGTACCTGGTGCGCAATATCGCCAACATCCTGGGCCGCCTGCAGGCCCCGGAGGTGGTCGCCCATCTGGAACGGGTGGTGGACCATCCGGAGTACCGGGTGCGCCGCGAGGTGGCCGATGCCCTGGCCCGCGTGGGCACCGGGGAGGCCCAGCGGCTGCTGGTCCGCCTGCTGGATGACCCGGATCGGCGCATCCAGCTCCGCGCCCTGCAGGCTCTAGACGCAGGAGGCACGCGGCTGGCACTGCCAAAGCTGCTGGTCCTGGTCGCGACGCCCGACCCGCTGAACCGGCTCTTCGCCCACAAGGCGGCAGCGGTGCAGGCCCTGGAGCGCCTGGGAGCCCCCGAGGCCCTGCCGGTCCTGAAGCGCCTCGCTCACCTGCCCCTGGCCCTGGGAGCGCGGCGGCGGTTGCGGGAACTCGCCCGCCGGGCGGTGTTGGCCATCGAAGGCCAGAGGCCGGAGGAGAAGCGAGTCCCTTCGGCCCAGATGTCCTGA
- a CDS encoding HD domain-containing protein, whose product MPPEDPAPLSGAAHPAATVLWSPPPGMRRARPQRPGQILSALSRARRTSLLFGPDHPVVLETMSEAHTLISHLLAQRASLRFFIDGDAFFVENTVLLEESLQLQPLLAELRAREIGAIELHAGLVPAELRSLVELLGLPPAEIHRRGGPTTTLQQLGVRHIVVGPSGPPRQDLDLRVDPREAYRAGLQVVDELTFQASRDVPLDLRKARLILTSLMDIIARNREALLGVSAIKDYDEDTAHHSVNVSVLSLLVGSQLELDRVGLTTLGLAALLHDIGKVRVPWEILTKASKLTQEELQVVRRHTLYGAQILRELPGLARLAMVVAFEHHANYDLSGYPAITAKPAPHLLTRIVQVADFYDAATSARRVYQRAMLPHEAITFILARAGKVFDPVVARIFVQQEGLYPVGSVVELDSGEVGVVIAPAEREVARPVVSLVRGRGGKPLPAVVVNLLEERKRRIARALDPLDAGVDCVAALQERAVSCEVSPTYL is encoded by the coding sequence ATGCCGCCAGAGGACCCTGCCCCCCTCTCTGGCGCCGCACACCCCGCGGCCACCGTCCTGTGGTCGCCGCCGCCGGGTATGCGGCGGGCCCGCCCCCAGCGGCCCGGACAGATTCTCAGCGCCCTCTCCCGGGCCCGGCGCACCTCCCTCCTCTTTGGGCCCGATCACCCAGTGGTCCTGGAGACGATGAGCGAGGCGCATACCCTCATCTCCCACCTCCTGGCACAGCGTGCCTCGCTACGCTTCTTCATCGACGGAGACGCCTTCTTTGTGGAAAATACCGTCCTCCTGGAGGAGAGTTTGCAGCTCCAGCCGCTGCTGGCCGAGCTGCGGGCCCGAGAGATCGGCGCCATCGAGCTGCACGCCGGGTTGGTGCCGGCGGAACTACGCAGCCTGGTGGAGCTGCTTGGCCTTCCCCCCGCGGAGATCCACCGCCGCGGCGGGCCCACCACCACCCTGCAGCAGCTCGGGGTCCGGCACATCGTTGTCGGGCCCTCGGGGCCGCCGCGGCAGGACCTGGACCTGCGGGTGGACCCGCGGGAAGCCTACCGGGCGGGCCTGCAGGTGGTGGACGAGCTGACCTTCCAGGCCTCGCGTGACGTCCCCCTGGACCTGCGCAAGGCCCGGTTGATCCTCACCTCCCTGATGGACATCATTGCCCGGAATCGGGAGGCCCTGCTGGGAGTTTCCGCCATCAAGGACTACGACGAGGACACCGCTCACCACTCGGTCAACGTCAGCGTCCTCTCCCTGCTGGTGGGCTCGCAGCTGGAGCTGGACCGGGTCGGGCTGACCACGCTGGGACTGGCGGCGCTGTTGCACGACATCGGGAAGGTACGGGTCCCCTGGGAGATCCTGACCAAGGCCAGCAAGCTGACGCAGGAGGAGCTGCAGGTCGTCCGCCGGCACACTCTCTACGGAGCCCAGATCCTGCGCGAGCTTCCCGGGCTGGCCCGCCTGGCCATGGTGGTGGCCTTCGAGCACCACGCCAACTACGACCTCTCGGGGTATCCGGCCATCACGGCTAAACCCGCCCCGCACCTCCTCACCCGCATCGTCCAGGTGGCCGACTTCTACGACGCCGCCACCTCGGCACGGCGGGTCTACCAGCGGGCGATGCTTCCCCACGAGGCCATTACCTTCATCCTGGCCCGGGCCGGCAAAGTCTTCGACCCGGTGGTGGCGCGGATCTTCGTGCAGCAGGAGGGGCTTTACCCGGTGGGCTCTGTGGTGGAACTAGACAGCGGGGAGGTGGGGGTGGTCATCGCCCCCGCCGAGCGGGAGGTTGCCCGGCCGGTGGTCAGCCTCGTCCGCGGCCGCGGAGGCAAACCCCTCCCTGCGGTCGTGGTCAACCTGCTGGAGGAGCGCAAGCGGCGAATCGCCCGCGCCCTGGACCCCCTCGACGCCGGAGTTGACTGCGTGGCGGCCCTGCAGGAGAGGGCCGTCTCATGCGAAGTTTCCCCAACGTACCTTTAA